cgtgtttgaCCAAtaatatggtttacttttacaaaagttgtgacttggatggagagttgtctcaaaggcactcataccacatcttcttatatatataaataggaaTTGTTCATTTTGATGGTCGAATAATAACCAGTTGTTGTTTAAATTCTTGTCATgtattaaaataaggagatgttgcaTATGACAAcaattattatacttcacgttaaaatgccatattttgattggctaatacgagggtgttaatttactctatcacatggctgcgcggatgacattttttttaatgttaccctctcgtccagaccaatcaaaaatcgacaatttaaattacaataaattaaatgtaCATCAAGTGATtgaataaaatgtttgttttacgtTTTTGCCCAGATTGTATTATttacattcagtataataaataaaataacacataGCTTCCCcgcagttgacaatgttttctaggggtaccaatctgctctatccccctctcagctatgtgttatttatatattgtcaTATGCAACATCTCTTTTAATATATAACAAGAATTTAAACAACAACTCCTGGGATACCAATCTACTCTATCACCCTAGCTCTCAGctgtgtgttatttatataatgtcagcaactataggtcattgtaagGCAAtcaacaaatcaaacgagaagacaaacagcttgatttatgacaaaataattgacaaaaaaacaaatatgacagttaacaaccaacaacaaccacagATACACAAAGAATGCCTTTTGGTAGATATAGTCTCATTGGCATTgatatgtctttattttttataaatatcgcATGTGATGACTTATTCTTCGGTAAATAGTTGTAAGGGTTTTATGCAACTAATATAACAACGATAAGTATACTATTTTCGGCCAGTGCTTTGAATAGCGGTAAATGAATTAAATTTCACATCTtacagtgaaaaaaatatatatcaaaagtacttaaatatttttgtagacGAATCCTCCAAATTTATAGAAATTATcatctataaatttgatatctgATGTTTTTGTAGTTTTTGCATTACATTTTGATCTTCAAACTGACAGTGAGTACtaagtttattttttacattggaaaaattattaaaagatcgTTATGCTTGCAGACGTAACTTTAAAATTTATCGAAATTATCTTTTTGATATCGGATGTTTTTAGGTGTTTATGCATTAAAATTTGACAGCGAGAATTATTTTGCTTCATTTCATATCTTCATAATTCATATATTTACATATCAGTTTTgaagttttcattttaaaaatgagtcAAAAGTTTTAATCGTTGAAATCTTATCAAGCAGAACACCTACAAACACATCATAAATGTCTAAATCTTTATGATAATTTATCTAAGTGGAGAGGATTGAgacttattttaaaattctgtGGTTTTACGACATACGAATGAAAAGACCTATTATATCTAAGGGTGGTATCCGTTGAGATATTATCCCTAGAAATCTAAGGGGAAATACACATACAATGGAAAAGATTGTGTAAAAATAATGTGACGCAATATAAGATCTAATCGGTCggttaaaataaccaaaaataaaatctgtaatggagaaaaaaaaaacacaattttaatacAACATTGTACAATGACAAGAACTTGCAAGGTTCAAATGTAGCGCATATTTCACGTAATGACCCAAATTAAAAAGTCACATTTGTTTACAAGTGTTCCGAAACTAAAATATTCTAGATTTGTGAAACAGTGCAAAGACTAAATCACGGATTAGTGGGagttgaaaatataaaatcactTATTGGTGAACAAATGCTTGACTTAATCAAGGATTATTGCACGAAAAACATTATAAGGTTAAATCAATGATTGATGAAAAAGAGTATGGTTCGGTAAGGCTCAATTTTGGTTACTAAAtttccttttttccttttttttttttttgtaaattatcaGCAAAACGTACAGAGGAGAACACAAATTGGTCACATTGATCCCTGTATATGATTATGCTTCGTTCGAAACTTCACTACTTTGTAGCACAATGATATATCAAACAGTTTGCTTTTCTATTGTGACTTTTTTAGATACTTACTGTTATTATCGCTACCTAAAGCACTGTCCCCACTGGTTTTTCTTTCGAAATCTTTCCCGCAACTGTTTCCGGTTGCTGGTTTAGTTTCGTCTTCTTCCGCAATAGATTGGTTTGATATTGTTTCCTTAAGCATGTGTTCTGCACCAACTAAAATCTTTTTCGTTTTCTTTGGAAGTTTCATCTTTGCTTGAGCATGAGAGTAATATAATGTGAAATTATTGACTATTATCGGTACCGGAAGTGTTAACATCAGCAGTCCGCAAACAGCACATATAGTACCAACTAAGTATCCGAATCCAGTCCGTGGCGCCATGTCACCATATCCAAGTGTTGTCATAGTAACAACAGCCCACCAGAATCCCATTGGAATGTTTTGAAAATCATTCACAGAATTTTCATCAATCTGTTCGGCAAAGAATATCACAACGGCAAATATCAGAATGCCGATAATAAGAACTAGAAAAAGTAGAAGTAATTCTTTAGCACTGGCGCGAATTGTATGACCTATAATTTTAAGTCCACTAAAATGTCTAGTCAATCTAAGAATTCGAAAAATTCTTATTAAGCGCAATGCACTTACACAAAGAAAGACCACAGTACCTTCCATACTTAAAATTTCCAAGACTCTTGCAGCATAAAATGGAATAATGGATACAATATCCAACCAGTTCAAAGGTTCTTTTGCAAATGCTTTAAAAGTAGGACATGCTAAAAGTCGAGCAAATATTTCTAAAGTAAAAAATGCATTACAACCATATTCTATAATATCTATAAATAGTAACGGACGGGTGAGCCTCTGTGTTTCGGAAACCTTTAGTCCGGATAGTGATATATTAGGGTTGACCTTGTACCGGAACTGTATATGAGTCTCCAAACAAAATACTGCTATTGATGTGATGATAAAAGCTATGGAAATAATGGCATAAATCTGAAAATAGAAACAGAAAAATACATTTTAGATAGTTTGTAATTCAAAATATGTACTTTAAGTTGAttcttttgttggaaatttattATGGAAACGAAGAGAATGTCAATGGTTACAGATGCACGCTTTACACTCTGTAAATAAAATTAGATATGACTTCGTGGTATTATCATGCTGTGAGGTatacgtatatatacatgtatatatatatttgcagttCATGGTCGTGTTATAGAGCACACCCTCTATAACAACATTGCAGCAGCATATTGCAACAATTAGACATTTGATTCTGAGAGTGAAAAGGAAAGAAGATTGATACAGATACAGACAATACAGGGCATATATACTGCAGCTTTCTTACATTTATAAAACCCGATGTTGTGTCTGAATGTCGTTATGTAATATGTATAATGATGTCACTTTAAGCAAGAATATGAAGGGAAAAAAAGAACCTCATGAATATGTAAGaatatttgtcactgggcgtTAATTACCAGCATAAAACATTcgaatttcattttttaacagaaacaaaaaaaagcaCACTAGAACATTGTGATACTAATATTGTGATAGTGCTACTGCAGGGGCGTATAAGCAATAAAGAGCAAAAAAAACTATTAATTCtacattaaaaaaagatattgactAAACGGATtagataaacaattatacaaagaaTGAATAGCAGTTCTATTGCACAATTGTAGATCAAATCCCATATTCACGGAATTACTGTTCAGAGGCATTCTAGTACAGTACAATAACAGCCATAACTTATTTATGCGATTGCCAAAAAATATAAGAAGTTTTTAGAAAATTATCGAAAGCACTCATCGGTGTTCTTCAAATTTATCAAACTACAAGTTTTTGCATTGAATAATCTgtatttacttttgaatttgattATTTGTGCCAAATTATCTACCACTAGAGATATAAATCTTCAATGGAAATGAAACACATTAAATGTTGCATTATACAGCTAGTTTACTGTTCTCACTTAATAAATCATAACTTCAGCCGTACATTGATGTTAACATACATCAAAAGTCAATCTGTACTTTTATcctacatttgtttgttttagtgAAATTTAATAGGAATGACTCTATTTCTGCATTTACGAGATTCAAGTGCACACCTGTATGTTTCTATTCAACTCTtcttattctctattctttatgtgAGTCGGGAGCGtgaaaaaataagcaaaattcctcttaaatacaataaacaaattgaaaatagcTATACGATAGGTCAAACGATGTTCTTTAAATCAAACGGCTTTGTACAATTGTTACATTTGGAAACAATCAAACAACAGATTGTTCAATGACGCATTCTACttgtaattataaattataatggaAGAGGAGATGCCACCTTTCAAGGTGTTCCAAAATATCAACATAATGAAACATTAAGTATACTTGATCATTGTACAAGAAAAG
Above is a window of Mytilus galloprovincialis chromosome 7, xbMytGall1.hap1.1, whole genome shotgun sequence DNA encoding:
- the LOC143083036 gene encoding potassium voltage-gated channel protein Shaw-like isoform X2; this translates as MDTHFRKSIFAPKTSIVPKLSSVGRRNENRICINVGGRKFETYKTTLKAIPDTRLSWLSENRSLNPDYDPSTGEYFFDRHPGMFQMILNYYRTGKLHVPMDVCGPAFEEELAYWGLDETQIEPCCWNSYRSHRDAQETLREFSNSDNENDSDDEEEMEMRARFGISDDFIEKEKSCWDKLRPRLWNFLDNPRADRASKIYAIISIAFIITSIAVFCLETHIQFRYKVNPNISLSGLKVSETQRLTRPLLFIDIIEYGCNAFFTLEIFARLLACPTFKAFAKEPLNWLDIVSIIPFYAARVLEILSMEGTVVFLCVSALRLIRIFRILRLTRHFSGLKIIGHTIRASAKELLLLFLVLIIGILIFAVVIFFAEQIDENSVNDFQNIPMGFWWAVVTMTTLGYGDMAPRTGFGYLVGTICAVCGLLMLTLPVPIIVNNFTLYYSHAQAKMKLPKKTKKILVGAEHMLKETISNQSIAEEDETKPATGNSCGKDFERKTSGDSALGSDNNTSQESQNGTTGISVIFTDDLTDNQITPSVTSSPVLCDDIRHHVDVDNNNIQTSKENCVLYEHAEELPIHRRHRLKRGSYFAPQGTSSKKTSLTSIDV